A window from Bacteroidota bacterium encodes these proteins:
- a CDS encoding DUF4407 domain-containing protein — translation MDTRTALNYPFKRPEEFTGITRFLWWCCGADKNILARCTFADHVKYACLGGIVFATGLLAAIAGGFAYYIIFSPKGNATDKDPFSLTILITAIVFGLIWGNIIFNLDRYIVASTGKGDGTERITKTEFLNALPRLFMGSIIALTISKPLEIRIFKSEIDAELEKKQNIFRAEQDSLTNTKYNTEIDLIQGEIDTLTKEERLIQTRIDAASEGLAFEMSKQGGYGPEAKKYEQTRDAEQLRKDNVHGLNKTKYDELESRKKEKIKSRDAELKSNDNQKEALDGLMERIKISHDLSPTISWLITLLFLAIELTPIFFKLMVIKGPYDYLEENTKELIVATEGIHKIHTVRTDKAGKEFEAETAVYYTPEKLILEKGQLLKAQIEISEKLADRWKNEKLVELNKEIEEARKKLNGDQGSGSAAQS, via the coding sequence ATGGACACCCGAACCGCTCTTAATTACCCTTTCAAACGCCCCGAAGAATTCACCGGAATAACAAGATTTCTTTGGTGGTGCTGCGGGGCAGATAAGAACATTTTAGCCCGCTGCACTTTTGCTGATCATGTAAAGTATGCATGTCTTGGCGGAATTGTATTCGCTACTGGATTATTAGCAGCCATTGCGGGTGGTTTTGCTTACTATATTATTTTTTCGCCGAAAGGAAATGCAACGGATAAGGATCCATTTAGTTTAACTATCCTTATTACTGCGATCGTATTTGGTCTTATTTGGGGTAATATTATTTTTAATCTTGATCGCTATATCGTTGCAAGCACGGGTAAGGGAGACGGTACAGAAAGAATAACTAAAACAGAATTCTTAAATGCACTTCCCAGGCTATTCATGGGTTCTATAATTGCTCTTACTATTTCCAAGCCCCTTGAAATAAGAATTTTTAAATCCGAAATAGATGCTGAGCTTGAGAAAAAACAAAATATTTTTCGGGCGGAGCAAGATTCTTTAACCAATACAAAGTATAACACAGAGATCGATCTAATACAAGGAGAGATTGATACGCTTACAAAGGAAGAAAGACTAATACAAACAAGAATAGATGCTGCGAGTGAGGGTTTGGCTTTTGAAATGAGCAAACAAGGGGGCTATGGACCAGAAGCAAAAAAATATGAACAAACAAGAGATGCTGAGCAACTACGAAAAGATAATGTTCATGGATTAAACAAGACCAAATATGATGAACTGGAATCTAGAAAAAAAGAAAAAATAAAATCAAGAGATGCGGAGCTAAAGTCAAACGATAACCAGAAGGAAGCATTAGATGGTTTGATGGAAAGAATAAAAATTTCACATGATCTTTCGCCAACAATATCGTGGCTTATTACTTTATTGTTTCTTGCCATAGAGCTTACACCAATCTTTTTTAAACTTATGGTAATAAAAGGACCTTATGATTACCTGGAAGAAAACACAAAAGAGTTAATTGTGGCTACTGAGGGCATTCATAAAATTCATACGGTAAGAACTGATAAGGCCGGTAAAGAATTTGAGGCGGAAACAGCTGTTTATTATACACCGGAAAAGCTAATACTTGAAAAAGGGCAATTGCTAAAAGCTCAAATTGAAATCTCTGAAAAATTAGCCGATAGGTGGAAGAATGAAAAGCTAGTTGAGTTGAATAAGGAAATAGAAGAGGCCAGAAAAAAGTTAAATGGTGACCAAGGAAGCGGAAGTGCAGCTCAGTCATAG
- a CDS encoding nuclease, with product MRHSNFKFLVFLFYLQLLSCSNTNEQFINREITGKVIKIKDGDTIDILFNGKPLTIRFAHIDCPEYKSKQPFGTNARQFTSDLCFGQTVTIENDQKFDRYKRLIGVVINEKGQNLNKELIKAGLAWHFKKYSNDSSYAELENKARQSKIGLWADSSPTPPWDWRN from the coding sequence ATGAGACACAGTAATTTTAAATTTTTAGTTTTCTTATTTTATCTTCAGTTGCTTTCTTGCTCAAATACCAATGAGCAATTTATTAATAGGGAAATTACTGGTAAGGTCATAAAAATTAAAGATGGGGATACAATTGATATACTTTTCAACGGAAAACCATTAACAATACGATTTGCTCACATTGACTGTCCTGAATACAAATCTAAACAACCTTTTGGCACTAATGCAAGACAGTTTACTTCTGATCTTTGTTTTGGGCAAACAGTTACGATTGAGAATGATCAAAAATTTGATCGCTATAAAAGATTAATTGGTGTAGTAATTAATGAGAAGGGACAGAATCTAAATAAGGAATTAATTAAAGCTGGACTAGCGTGGCACTTTAAGAAATATTCTAATGATAGTTCCTATGCTGAGCTTGAAAATAAAGCAAGGCAATCTAAAATTGGATTGTGGGCAGATAGTAGTCCAACACCACCGTGGGACTGGAGAAACTAA
- a CDS encoding porin family protein yields MKKQFLVLLIVLTSSITYAQKGSWYIGGVAGYGSNTMEPTVGTKSTTTSWAFGPEIGTFLKNDIQLGFILGLNGSTEKDDDDKTSDFFGFSPTIYVRKFKKVTDNFSCFTGLYFNYLSGESTDFTSTPEEKFKGSGFGISLGIGAAYALSPRFTAVGQYGLLGYSSITYKQDDAETGKESDFNIGVNTVGSSSFVQGNGSGAVFNIGIYYTFK; encoded by the coding sequence ATGAAAAAGCAATTCCTTGTTTTACTGATCGTATTAACTTCTTCGATCACCTATGCACAAAAAGGTAGTTGGTATATTGGTGGTGTAGCCGGTTATGGCTCAAATACAATGGAACCAACCGTTGGTACAAAGTCGACCACTACTTCCTGGGCTTTCGGTCCTGAGATAGGTACTTTCCTGAAGAATGATATCCAGTTGGGTTTTATTCTTGGATTGAATGGTTCAACCGAGAAGGATGATGATGACAAGACCTCTGATTTTTTCGGTTTTTCGCCAACCATTTATGTAAGGAAATTTAAAAAAGTGACTGATAACTTCAGTTGTTTTACCGGATTGTATTTTAACTACCTGTCTGGTGAGAGTACAGATTTTACATCTACTCCTGAAGAGAAGTTCAAGGGTTCTGGATTTGGTATTAGTTTAGGGATCGGTGCGGCCTATGCCTTGTCTCCCCGTTTTACGGCAGTTGGTCAATATGGACTGTTAGGATATTCATCAATAACATATAAGCAGGATGATGCAGAAACCGGTAAAGAATCTGATTTTAATATCGGAGTGAATACGGTTGGGTCGAGCAGTTTTGTTCAGGGTAACGGATCCGGTGCAGTTTTCAATATTGGTATATATTATACATTTAAATAG
- a CDS encoding fasciclin domain-containing protein translates to MKRIISFALVFVASFSALTINAQKKDIVDIAIGSDAHTTLVAAVKAADLVSVLKGDGPFTVFAPVNDAFAKLPAGTVDNLLKPENKATLSKILTYHVVAGNLDAAAVLAAIKKGKGSVTLTTVSGGKLTASLDNGKVKLKDEKGGLAYVTTADLKGSNGVIHVIDTVLLPK, encoded by the coding sequence ATGAAAAGAATTATTTCGTTTGCCCTTGTATTCGTAGCTTCTTTTTCAGCATTAACGATCAATGCTCAAAAGAAAGATATCGTTGATATTGCTATTGGATCTGATGCGCATACCACATTGGTAGCAGCTGTAAAAGCAGCCGATCTTGTTTCGGTTTTAAAAGGCGATGGCCCCTTCACAGTTTTTGCACCCGTAAATGATGCGTTTGCTAAATTACCAGCAGGCACAGTTGATAACTTGTTGAAACCAGAAAATAAAGCAACCCTTTCCAAAATTCTTACTTACCATGTTGTAGCCGGCAATCTTGATGCAGCGGCTGTATTAGCAGCCATCAAAAAAGGAAAAGGGTCGGTTACATTAACAACAGTGAGTGGAGGTAAATTGACTGCGTCCCTGGACAATGGTAAAGTAAAACTGAAAGATGAAAAAGGTGGTTTGGCATATGTTACCACTGCAGATCTTAAGGGCAGCAATGGAGTAATCCATGTTATTGATACTGTCCTGTTACCTAAATAA
- a CDS encoding RNA polymerase sigma factor — protein MNEKEQKYIFDDWLGSHKALIFKIVRAYAFTIADRDDLFQEIIIQVWHSIPSFRKESSIITWIYRVSLNTAIKWTKKERKHSQSEAIEKMEHILHESRIQTDERLVWLYEEIYKLDEIDRSITLLLLDGFSYKEMASILGITESNVGVKINRIKKLLIAKTKKHDYYGI, from the coding sequence GTGAACGAAAAAGAACAGAAATACATTTTCGATGATTGGCTCGGTAGCCATAAAGCCCTCATCTTTAAAATAGTTCGTGCTTATGCATTTACTATTGCCGATCGGGACGATCTTTTCCAGGAGATCATAATACAGGTATGGCATTCTATCCCATCGTTTAGAAAAGAGTCTTCCATTATTACATGGATATATCGTGTATCGCTCAATACAGCTATTAAATGGACGAAGAAGGAACGAAAACATAGCCAATCTGAAGCAATTGAAAAGATGGAACATATTTTACATGAGAGCAGGATACAAACTGATGAACGCCTGGTTTGGCTCTATGAAGAAATATATAAACTCGATGAGATCGATCGCTCCATTACTTTATTACTGCTGGATGGCTTTAGCTACAAAGAAATGGCTTCTATACTGGGCATTACTGAATCAAATGTTGGAGTGAAGATCAACCGGATAAAAAAACTATTGATAGCTAAAACTAAAAAACATGATTACTATGGAATTTGA
- a CDS encoding DoxX family protein, translating to MKSKTNKIIKWPPSILVALVIGAGSVMKLTAQPQLVEVFTKAGLLLYMKLLGVAELIFVSLFLWPPTLRIGFVLLTAYFGGAMAVELSQHIFFIMPAMILAFVWLAAWLRDNSLFGIMHKRQKTIATH from the coding sequence ATGAAAAGCAAAACAAACAAAATTATCAAATGGCCACCATCCATCCTTGTAGCATTGGTGATTGGTGCAGGTTCAGTGATGAAACTTACTGCTCAGCCACAACTGGTTGAAGTATTCACAAAAGCAGGCTTACTTCTTTATATGAAACTGCTGGGAGTAGCAGAACTCATATTTGTTTCATTATTTCTCTGGCCACCCACGCTGAGGATCGGCTTCGTTTTATTGACCGCTTATTTTGGTGGTGCCATGGCTGTTGAATTATCACAGCATATTTTTTTCATAATGCCTGCCATGATACTTGCATTTGTTTGGCTGGCTGCCTGGCTGCGTGATAATTCGTTGTTTGGTATTATGCACAAAAGACAAAAAACAATTGCGACACATTAA
- a CDS encoding Crp/Fnr family transcriptional regulator, protein MVESLFEYLEKVHPLSAADKDLIRDVCIPKKVLKGEFLLREGDPLKYGTFVCKGFLRSYVVDNKGKEHIIQFAPENWWIADKAAGSEGKASCFIDAIEDSALLLVDQAGHFKMLEKVTAYGKSFQAGMQKRSAAKDKRIIHSLVADAEERYNDFIQTYPSIAQRVPQHMLASYLGIAPETLSRVRRKSMRKK, encoded by the coding sequence ATGGTCGAATCCTTATTTGAATATTTAGAGAAAGTTCATCCGTTATCAGCAGCGGATAAGGATTTGATCCGGGATGTCTGTATTCCAAAAAAGGTACTGAAAGGAGAATTTTTGTTACGTGAAGGTGACCCGTTAAAGTACGGGACTTTTGTATGCAAAGGTTTCCTGCGCAGCTATGTGGTAGACAACAAAGGCAAAGAACATATTATCCAGTTTGCTCCGGAGAACTGGTGGATCGCCGATAAAGCTGCGGGTTCAGAAGGAAAAGCATCTTGTTTTATAGATGCTATTGAAGACTCTGCTCTATTATTGGTAGACCAGGCAGGACATTTTAAAATGCTGGAGAAAGTGACTGCTTATGGCAAATCATTCCAGGCCGGCATGCAAAAAAGATCTGCTGCAAAAGATAAACGGATTATTCATTCTCTTGTTGCCGACGCTGAAGAACGCTATAATGATTTTATACAAACCTATCCTTCTATTGCGCAACGAGTGCCACAGCACATGCTGGCTTCTTATCTCGGTATTGCTCCCGAAACACTGAGCCGTGTTCGCAGAAAGTCTATGCGCAAAAAATAA
- a CDS encoding methyltransferase domain-containing protein, producing the protein MENNTNWYKKWFDSAFYHQLYSNRSEKEATDFIDALLDELKPPPNATMLDLGCGAGRHAKWLAAKGFDVTGLDLAASSIRSAKKYEKRNLRFAKHDMRDPFGKNQFDYVFNFFTSFGYFRNEEENNKVIGNICHSLKPGGTLVLDYLNVAWSEERLIPEETKEIDGIIYHISRWTDKRFFYKKIVIDDMPAGNSEFVEQVAKFGLNDFDYMFEQNGLKLEKIYGDYRLNEYDSVTSSRMILLAIKE; encoded by the coding sequence ATTGAGAACAACACTAACTGGTATAAAAAATGGTTTGATTCTGCTTTTTATCACCAGCTTTATTCGAACCGGAGTGAAAAAGAAGCCACTGATTTTATTGATGCATTACTGGATGAATTGAAGCCTCCGCCAAATGCAACCATGCTTGACCTGGGTTGCGGAGCAGGACGTCATGCAAAATGGCTGGCTGCAAAAGGATTTGATGTAACAGGATTGGATCTCGCTGCTTCCAGTATACGAAGTGCAAAGAAATACGAAAAAAGAAATCTCCGGTTTGCAAAACATGATATGCGTGATCCATTTGGTAAGAACCAGTTTGATTATGTGTTTAATTTTTTTACCAGCTTTGGATATTTTAGAAATGAAGAAGAGAATAATAAAGTGATCGGTAATATTTGTCATTCATTAAAACCGGGCGGCACATTAGTACTGGATTATTTAAATGTAGCATGGTCTGAAGAACGATTGATCCCTGAAGAAACAAAAGAGATTGATGGGATTATTTATCATATCTCCCGGTGGACAGATAAACGGTTTTTCTATAAAAAAATAGTGATTGATGATATGCCTGCGGGTAATTCTGAATTCGTTGAACAGGTGGCTAAATTTGGCCTGAATGATTTTGATTATATGTTTGAACAAAATGGATTGAAGCTGGAAAAGATCTATGGAGATTACCGGCTGAATGAATACGATAGTGTCACATCATCTAGAATGATCTTATTAGCTATAAAGGAATAA
- a CDS encoding DUF3575 domain-containing protein, with protein MTRVLALLLLLLVASFQANSQNPTDSTKVTTDSTKITTESTEVTKNLVKLNLSSLFLGNYVVQYERVIGKKSSLAFALGYAPNAELPFKETLMDKFGDNETAKKAIESTVYTRWTYTLEYRYYLGKAAPKGLYLAPFIRSMNMDLQQDYPFVPSDGKQHVATVSSKFNAFGGGLMLGGQWLFKKHLGIDFWIIGAYYGSNLDAKFHGTDPVGGLSPQDMINLEKSIEGVDIPGYTIDATVTQHPSGKPTTVDATLTGNWYGFRGAGVCLVYRF; from the coding sequence ATGACAAGAGTACTTGCATTGCTGCTGTTACTGTTAGTAGCTTCCTTTCAAGCCAATTCACAAAATCCAACTGATTCGACTAAGGTTACAACTGACTCGACTAAGATTACAACTGAGTCGACTGAGGTGACAAAAAACCTTGTAAAGCTGAATCTTTCCAGTTTGTTTCTTGGTAATTATGTTGTACAATACGAAAGAGTAATTGGCAAAAAAAGTTCATTAGCATTTGCACTAGGGTATGCACCAAACGCTGAACTGCCCTTTAAGGAAACACTAATGGATAAATTTGGCGACAACGAAACTGCAAAAAAAGCTATTGAAAGCACCGTTTATACCAGGTGGACCTACACCCTCGAATACCGGTATTACCTGGGCAAAGCTGCTCCTAAAGGACTTTACCTCGCACCTTTTATCAGGTCTATGAATATGGACTTACAGCAAGACTATCCTTTTGTACCCAGTGACGGTAAACAACATGTGGCAACAGTTAGTAGTAAGTTTAATGCTTTTGGTGGTGGTTTAATGCTGGGAGGACAATGGTTGTTTAAAAAACATTTGGGTATCGATTTTTGGATCATTGGGGCCTATTATGGATCAAACTTAGATGCCAAATTTCATGGCACTGATCCGGTCGGTGGTCTCAGTCCACAAGATATGATTAACCTGGAAAAAAGTATTGAAGGTGTTGATATTCCGGGTTATACTATAGATGCAACAGTCACACAGCATCCAAGTGGGAAACCCACTACTGTGGATGCAACTCTCACAGGTAATTGGTATGGGTTCAGGGGTGCCGGAGTATGTTTAGTTTATAGATTTTAG
- a CDS encoding arabinan endo-1,5-alpha-L-arabinosidase: MSHKRSIHPFLKVVSCLIILPAFFIQTLYAQQAKTKPHNPVIEGWYADPEGVIFENKYWIFPTYSAKYRQQVFLDAFSSTDMVTWEKHPKIIDTSVIKWAYMAMWAPSIVKKDNKYFLFFSANDIQSKARNGVKDDTLGGIGIAVANQPDGPYKDHLGKPLINQFYNNAQPIDQFVFQDKDGQYYIIYGGWGRCNIGKLNESFTSLEKFPDGNLVKDITPKDYVEGPTLFIRNGKYYLMWSEGGWTNGTYKVAYAISDSLLGPFVRISTILQADETIATGAGHHSVINIPGTDDWYIVYHRRPIPNLDRDHRVTCIDKLYFNKDGTIKNVKMTFEGVKHKLKNK, encoded by the coding sequence ATGTCACACAAAAGATCAATTCACCCTTTTCTAAAAGTTGTATCCTGCTTAATAATTCTCCCCGCATTTTTTATTCAAACCCTTTATGCCCAGCAGGCTAAAACAAAACCACACAATCCTGTTATTGAAGGATGGTATGCGGATCCTGAAGGTGTTATTTTCGAAAACAAGTATTGGATCTTTCCCACCTACTCGGCCAAATACAGGCAACAGGTTTTTTTGGATGCATTTTCATCAACAGACATGGTCACCTGGGAAAAGCATCCTAAGATCATTGATACATCTGTTATTAAATGGGCCTACATGGCTATGTGGGCACCCAGCATTGTAAAAAAGGACAATAAGTATTTTTTATTTTTTTCAGCAAACGATATTCAAAGCAAAGCGAGAAACGGAGTGAAGGACGATACACTTGGCGGAATAGGTATTGCAGTAGCTAATCAACCAGATGGTCCTTATAAAGATCATTTGGGCAAGCCATTGATCAATCAGTTCTATAATAATGCACAACCGATCGACCAGTTCGTATTCCAGGATAAAGACGGGCAATATTATATCATCTATGGCGGGTGGGGACGATGCAATATTGGAAAGCTCAATGAAAGTTTTACTTCTTTGGAAAAATTCCCGGATGGTAATTTAGTCAAAGACATTACGCCAAAAGATTATGTAGAAGGACCCACTCTATTCATAAGAAACGGAAAATATTATTTAATGTGGTCTGAAGGTGGCTGGACAAATGGCACTTATAAAGTAGCCTATGCAATTTCAGATTCTTTGTTAGGACCCTTTGTAAGAATTTCCACCATATTGCAAGCAGACGAAACTATTGCGACTGGTGCGGGGCACCACTCAGTCATTAATATTCCAGGCACTGATGATTGGTATATCGTATACCATCGACGACCGATCCCAAACCTTGACCGCGACCACCGTGTAACCTGTATTGATAAGCTTTATTTCAATAAAGATGGAACTATTAAAAATGTAAAGATGACTTTTGAAGGAGTAAAGCATAAACTAAAAAATAAGTAA
- a CDS encoding fasciclin domain-containing protein produces the protein MKQKNIFIRSAMVIATGSMIFFSSCEKDDTPAPTNTITDIVVSGSTFTTLESAVLKANLQATLSGPGPFTVFAPDDAAFIASGITTTTLNSLTTAQVQNILLYHTIGSKITAADVPAGPNAKVITASGDSVFVTKNASGVYVNGIKVNTADVAADNGVIHTIGKVLIPAAGNIVETAVASGLDSLVKAVTRATTAPGGDPSLASTLGTARLTVFAPTNAAFIQLLSALGLSKIESIPVATLLAVLRYHVVGGRAFSSDLSNSNLAMLAGGNTVINLSNGTTGGPTITGNGNGGNRSNIIATNIVCKNGVVHLIDRVLIP, from the coding sequence ATGAAACAGAAAAACATTTTCATTCGATCAGCAATGGTGATTGCGACGGGTTCTATGATTTTTTTTAGCAGCTGTGAAAAAGATGACACGCCGGCTCCAACTAACACAATTACAGATATAGTTGTTTCGGGTTCAACTTTTACAACACTTGAATCAGCAGTTCTTAAAGCAAACCTACAAGCGACATTAAGTGGACCAGGACCTTTCACCGTTTTTGCTCCCGACGATGCCGCCTTTATTGCCTCTGGAATTACAACAACTACGCTGAATTCCCTCACAACGGCACAAGTGCAGAATATTTTACTATATCACACTATTGGCAGTAAAATAACAGCGGCGGACGTACCGGCAGGTCCCAATGCAAAAGTTATTACAGCCAGCGGAGATTCTGTGTTTGTAACAAAAAATGCATCGGGTGTATATGTTAATGGAATAAAAGTAAACACTGCCGATGTAGCTGCCGATAACGGAGTGATCCATACTATTGGCAAAGTTCTTATACCGGCGGCTGGTAATATTGTTGAGACTGCCGTTGCAAGCGGATTAGATTCTTTAGTAAAAGCAGTAACAAGAGCTACCACTGCACCCGGTGGTGATCCTTCACTCGCTTCTACTTTAGGCACCGCGAGGCTGACGGTATTTGCTCCCACCAATGCAGCATTCATACAACTACTTAGCGCATTAGGCCTGTCGAAAATTGAAAGTATCCCTGTAGCTACATTATTGGCGGTGCTGAGATATCATGTGGTGGGCGGCCGTGCTTTTTCATCTGATCTTTCAAACAGCAATCTCGCAATGCTGGCAGGAGGAAATACAGTTATTAATCTCTCTAATGGTACAACAGGCGGCCCAACAATTACCGGAAACGGGAATGGCGGTAACAGATCAAATATCATAGCAACAAATATTGTGTGCAAAAACGGTGTGGTACACCTGATCGATCGTGTATTGATACCATGA